In Mustelus asterias chromosome 30, sMusAst1.hap1.1, whole genome shotgun sequence, a genomic segment contains:
- the LOC144480905 gene encoding uncharacterized protein LOC144480905: MYFSQRNQQDDDLNGKGLPCGKNYSQSSHLHSHQRVHTGERPYICIQCGKEFALYSEWRRHQRLETGENLFPCSSCGKGLIQLGNMLTRQRARNSESSFTCSVCGKKFMCSSNLLAHQLDHIDEKPLQSSDSEDSVETPEEQAQHQLLHTDERPFSCSHCGKRFSQSSRLAEHQLLHTHERPFSCSHCGESFGDSVHLTEHQPVHTKDRPFSCSQCGKRFTQSSHCTVHQLVHSQKRHFKCFKCEKTFKRRISLLRHQDTHTGEKPYPCSVCGKRFAHSSHLLTHKRVHTGERPFLCSLRGKGFTRFSHLLTHKSIHTGGKPFTSSMCRKEEVQSSDQLTHQRVHTGEKLFTCSVCGKEFTRSYYLLRHQRVHTGERPFLCSVCGKMFHCSSHLVIHERVHTGERPYVCPVCGKAFASLQHLLKHRPVHTGERAFICSECGKAFTESSSLRTHRRTHTGEKPFSCSICGKRFTQSSDLLRHQYIHTGDRPFTCSVCGKGFIGSSRLQTHQRVHTGEKPFTCSVCGKGFTQVSSLQRHQRVHTATEPFTCSQCGKGFTDPSHLQRHQRVHTGEKPFTCSVCGKGYTQVSNLQRHQRVHTGERPFLCSVCGKGFAQSSSLLRHQRIHTGEKPFTCSVCGKGFTDSSYMLKHQRAHTATEPFTCSLCGKGFTDPSRLQRHQRVHTGAKPFNCSMCGKGFTDPSRLQRHQRVHTGAKPFNCSMDCGEGFCYPSTLQIHQRSHTGERPFTCSQCGKGFTNSSDFLAHQRIHTGERPFICSECGKGYTRSSHLLIHKRVHTGEKPFTCSVCGKCFTNSSDLLTHQQAHTGARPFTCSICHKRFTRSTLLTAHQLVHTNNRPFKCSDCEKSFKSRREVLSHQRTHTGERPFTCSECGKRFTNSSNFLRHQRVHTGERVFTCCVCGKGFAQSNNLVRHQRVHK; the protein is encoded by the exons ttggaaactggtgagaatctgtttccttgctcctcctgtgggaagggattgatacagctgggaaacatgctgacacgacagcgagctcgcaatagtgagagttcattcacctgctccgtgtgtgggaagaaattcatgtgttcgtccaacctgctggctcaccaactcgatcacattgatgagaagcctcttcaaagctctgactctGAGGACAGCGTTGAGACGCCTGAGGAACAGgcccaacaccagctccttcacactgacgagagaccgttcagctgctcccactgcgggaagaggttcagccagtcctcccgccttgcagagcaccagctccttcacacacacgagagaccgttcagctgctctcactgtggggagTCGTTCGGCGactcagtgcatctcactgagcaTCAACCAGTTCATaccaaggacaggccattcagctgctcccagtgtgggaagagattcactcagtcctcccactgcaccGTTCACCAACTGGTTCATTCTcagaagagacattttaaatgttttaaatgtgagaagaccttcaaaagaaggattagtctgctgagacaccaggacactcacactggggagaagccgtacccctgttctgtttgtgggaagagattcgctcattcatctcatcttctgacacacaagcgagttcacactggggagaggcctttcctcTGCTCCCtgcgtgggaagggattcactcgattttCACACCTTTTGACACACaagagtattcacactggagggaAACCATTCACCTCCTCAATGTGTAGAAAGGAAGAAGTTCAATCATCTGAccagctgacacaccagcgagttcacactggggagaagctgttcacctgctcggtgtgtgggaaggaattcactcggtcTTACTATCTtctgaggcaccagcgagttcacactggggagaggccattcctctgctccgtgtgtgggaagatgtTTCATTGTTCATCCCATCTTGTGATACACGAgcgtgttcacacaggggagaggccttacgtttgccctgtgtgtgggaaagcaTTTGCTTCTTTACAACACCTGCTGAAACATCGGcctgttcacaccggggagagggcgttcatctgctccgagtgtgggaaggcttTCACCGAGTCATCCAGCCTCCGGACACACCGCCgcactcacacaggggagaagccgttctcTTGCTCCATTTGTGGCAAGAGATTCACccagtcatctgacctgctgagacaccaatacattcacacaggggacaggccgttcacctgctctgtgtgtgggaagggattcattggtTCATcccgcctgcagacacaccagcgagttcacaccggggagaagccgttcacctgctctgtgtgtgggaagggattcactcaggtatccagcctgcagagacaccagcgagttcacactgcgacagaaccgttcacctgctctcagtgtgggaagggattcactgatccatcccacctgcagagacaccagcgagttcacactggggagaagccgttcacctgctctgtgtgtgggaagggatacactcaggtatccaacctgcagagacaccagcgagttcacactggagagaggccgttcctgtgctctgtgtgtggaaagggattcgctcagtcgtctagcctgctgagacaccaacgcattcacaccggggagaagccgttcacctgctctgtgtgtgggaagggattcactgattcatcctatatgctgaaacaccagcgagctcacactgcgacagaaccgttcacctgctccctgtgtgggaagggattcactgatccatcccgtctgcagagacaccagcgagttcacactggggcaaaacctttcaactgctccatgtgtgggaagggattcactgatccatcccgcctgcagagacaccagcgagttcacactggggcaaaaccgttcaactgctccat ggactgtggggagggattctgTTACCCATCCACACTgcaaattcatcaacgcagtcacactggggagagaccattcacttgctctcagtgtgggaagggattcacaaattCATCTGACTTTctggcacaccagcgaattcacacaggggagagaccatttatctGCTCTGAGTGCGGAAAGGgatacactcggtcatcccacctgctgatacacaagcgagttcacacaggggagaagccattcacctgctctgtttgtgggaaaTGTTTTACAAATTCATCTgatcttctgacacaccagcaagctcACACTGGggcgagaccattcacctgctccatctgtcataagagattcactcggtcaacaCTCCTCActgcacaccaacttgttcacactaacaatagaccttttaaatgttctgactgtgagaagagctttaaaagcaggCGTGAAGTGCTGTCACACCAACGgacacacactggggagaggccattcacctgctccgaatgtgggaagagattcaccaattcatccaactttctgagacaccagcgagttcacactggggagagggtgTTTACCTGctgtgtctgtgggaagggatttgctcagtcaaacaacctggttcgacaccagcgtgttcacaagtGA
- the LOC144480681 gene encoding uncharacterized protein LOC144480681, whose amino-acid sequence MRSRRLQSAHQQHGACAVAVFSRRTSNTAHAQSPSFGEKPYSWSVCGQDFNQSSGLLKHKCSHDGEKPWKCGVCGKGFNYPSQLETHRRGHTGERPFTCSDCGKGFTKLSTLQNHQRTHTGQRPFTCSLCGKGFTQSSTLIKHKLIHTGERPFTCSVCGMGFTQSSTLLTHQRVHTGEKRFTCSECGKGFTHKSTLLTHQQVHTRQRPFTCSQCGKGFVNSSILITHQRGHTDERPFKCLKCGKCFKTSQELVSHQQVHTDEKPFRCSHCGTGFRRSSHLTVHQRVHTGERPFTCSKCGKRFTQSSALLRHQQVHK is encoded by the exons ATGCGCAGTCGCCGTCTTCAGTCGGCGCACCAGCAACACGGCGCGTGCGCAGTCGCCGTCTTCAGTCGGCGCACGAGCAACACGGCGCATGCGCAGTCGCCATCTTT tggggagaaaccttaCTCGTGGTCCGtttgtggacaagacttcaaccaatcatctggcctgttaaaacataaatgcagtcatgatggggagaagccgtggaaatgtggggtctgtgggaagggattcaattacccatcccagctggaaacccATCGGcgtggtcacaccggggagaggccgttcacctgctcggactgcgggaagggattcactaagttatccaccctgcaaaatcaccagcgcacacacactgggcagaggccattcacctgctctttgtgtgggaagggattcactcagtcatccaccctgattaaacacaaactaattcacactggggagagaccattcacctgctctgtgtgtgggatgggattcactcagtcatccacgctgctgacacaccagcgagttcacaccggggagaaacgattcacctgctctgagtgtggaaagggattcactcacaaatccaccctgctgacacaccagcaagttcacacgaggcagagaccattcacctgctcccagtgtgggaagggatttgttaATTCATCCATCCTAATTACACACCAAAGAggccacactgatgagagaccgtttaagtgTCTGAAGTGTGGGAAATGTTTTAAAACCTCTCAGGAACTGGTGTCCcatcaacaagttcacactgacgagaaaccattcagatgctctcactgtgggactgggttcaggcgatcatctcatctcactgtccatcagcgggttcacaccggggagagaccattcacctgctccaagtgtgggaagagattcactcagtcatccgcattgctgagacaccagcaagttcataaaTAA